The Radiobacillus deserti genomic interval GGTATCGTGGAACACATAAGAAGTAGTTTGATAGATAGGTACGGCTCGTGAACCTGTCGTTGGATCTGGTGATTGACCACCATGTAAGGATAACGTTTCTAAATCATACGTTGTATTAGATTGGTTTTTATGTTCTGTCATGAGTGATTCCCCCTGAGTGTAATTTTTCCATTAAAAAAGCCCACTTCATAAGAAGAGGGCATAATATTCATCCTCCTCTTATCTTTCAGGATTTCTCCTGCAGGAATTAGCACCTTGTTAAGCAAAAGCTTAATGGTTGCTGGGCGTCATCGGGCCAGTCCCTCCGCCTCTCTGGATAAGAGATTATATATTCATTTTTTATAAACTATTTAAAGTAATTTATACTTTACTAGGTTTTTTTTTATTTGTCAAAACATTTTTTGTTTTCAGAAAAAGCATTTCTAAGCTTCTAGTTTTTGTTTTACGAGATGTCCCCACTTATCAAATTCCACGAGAAATCCGTCGTGTCCAAACCTCGTTTCCACTAGTTGAAATTCTGCTTGATGTCCCAATTCCTTTATAGAGTCTATAAACCGCTCTAAGTCCTTAGTTGGGAATAACAGGTCTCCTTGATAGCCTATTGCAAAAACTGGTGCTTTAATCTTTTTGATCGCTTCTTCGAGTCCATTCCGTCCTCTTCCAATATCGTGTGAATCCATCGCTTTAAGAAGATATAGATAGCTATTAGCATCAAAGCGTTTCGTAAGCTTTTTCCCTTGGTAATCTAGATATGATTCAATTTCATATGCAATTTCTTGATGCGTGATACCAACTGGAGCACGTTGTTCACGCCCGAAGCGTTCATTAAACAAATCTCCTGAACGATACGTGATCATTCCCACCATTCTCGCCAAGCTTAACCCATGCTCAGGTATTGCATCTTGTGTATAATTTCCATTGTTCCATTTCGGGTCTTGAAAGATAGCAAGTCTGGCAATGTTATTAAACGCTATGGCGTAATCATTTAAATACGGAGTTACTGC includes:
- the metX gene encoding homoserine O-acetyltransferase MetX, producing MNVKVADSRETGTISIGDLPLESGNILPDVELVYEKAGPKDAPVILICHALTGSHIAVGDEQNPGYWSGFVKESGFVDLDKFQTISFNVIGGCNGSTGPLSTNPKTGKTYQTDFPFITVRDMVHAQKKALEQFGITELKAVLGGSLGGMQVLEWGILFPDFMELLLPLAVTPYLNDYAIAFNNIARLAIFQDPKWNNGNYTQDAIPEHGLSLARMVGMITYRSGDLFNERFGREQRAPVGITHQEIAYEIESYLDYQGKKLTKRFDANSYLYLLKAMDSHDIGRGRNGLEEAIKKIKAPVFAIGYQGDLLFPTKDLERFIDSIKELGHQAEFQLVETRFGHDGFLVEFDKWGHLVKQKLEA